The Nitrospirota bacterium genome includes the window ACGATTTTAGAAAAAGGCAGGGAAAGGAGCGGAAATGAAACACCGGATATTGACGGTCACAGTTAAACCGGGGGACAACCCGGGACATCCCTTGATCTTACTTGGGGGCAAATGGTTGAAGGAGTGCGGGTTTGAAATAGGGGGCAAGGTGCTGGTTGAGTGCAGGCACGGCGCTTTGAGTATCAGGGCGATCCGGTTTGAGGATGACGGGGACAACACACCCCTGCCCCTGCTTAAAGCA containing:
- a CDS encoding type I addiction module toxin, SymE family — encoded protein: MKHRILTVTVKPGDNPGHPLILLGGKWLKECGFEIGGKVLVECRHGALSIRAIRFEDDGDNTPLPLLKAPTVGLDRGEKEEREVMQVAEHS